The Streptococcus suis DNA window TTGTATCTGGAAGATAGGAAACGATAGCTTTTGTTTCTGGTGAGGGGGTAAGCCCATTAATGAGAACTTGACCATACTCAGGTTGAAGTAAGCCGTTGATAATCTTAATCATAGTTGTTTTTCCTGAACCATTTGGACCTAACAAGCCAATTATTTTTCCAGCTGGTAATTTCAAGTTAACATTGTTCAGTGCGACAGCACCTCCATATGACTTGGAAACTTGTTGTAACTCGACCAGTGTAAACGCATTATTCATAAGAAACTCCCTTCAAGAAATCATCTAGTTGTTTAACTAATTCGTCTTGCTTGAAACCTAAATCAAGCATATTTGTAACAAAATTATCTAATTCATTCTGTGCTAATTGGAGACGAGTTCGTCGGATTAGTTCTTCGTTATCTGTCACATATCTGCCAGTGGTTCTAACGGAGTAAACGAATCCCTCTATTTCTAGGTCAGACAAGGCCCGTTGGACTGTGTTCGGGTTTACACCAGCAGTCTCAGCTAAATCTCGGACAGTAGGAAGTTTGTCTCCTGATTTTAATTGGTTTGTTACTATTTGCAATTTTATGGTATTACTTATCTGGATGTATATTGGGATGTTATTATCAAATTTCCAAGCCATGATTTGTGCCTTTCTATAGGTTAGGTTGTGTTTGTATTTTTGTTCTATATACATAATACAATAAAAATTCTTGGACTGCAAGAGAAATGTTACATCAAGATGTATTTTTGACAAAAAATATGAGGTTAGAATGATTTTTGAATTGAAAATCAGGTGAAGATAGGTTGTAAAACTTGAACTCTGAATTTTGGAATTACCGAACCACGCAATGCGTGCTATCGATATTTTTGGTATAATGTATATAATAATAAAAGGAGAACACCATGCTAGCGCAATTAGATACAAAAACCGTCTATACCTTTATGGATAGCATGGTTACAATTGAAGAATACGTTAAACGTGCAAAAAATCTCGGCTATCAAACTATAGGAATCATGGATATTCATTCTTTGTACGCTGCATATG harbors:
- a CDS encoding GntR family transcriptional regulator — encoded protein: MAWKFDNNIPIYIQISNTIKLQIVTNQLKSGDKLPTVRDLAETAGVNPNTVQRALSDLEIEGFVYSVRTTGRYVTDNEELIRRTRLQLAQNELDNFVTNMLDLGFKQDELVKQLDDFLKGVSYE